The Oncorhynchus nerka isolate Pitt River linkage group LG11, Oner_Uvic_2.0, whole genome shotgun sequence genome includes the window TGCAATCAATGCAACCACAGGGCTTCTTGATGAAGTGGTTATTGTGCATCTGAGCAAATGAATGGATAATGCGTGGTACTTTTGATTATCTCGTGATCTCGACAAAATAACTTATGTCGTGATCAAGAGAAGTCATGATCTTGAGGGagctatttaatttatttatatgTTCTCTTTGAACTTCCATAAatctgactatccacaataatcACATTATTGTATTATTGTGTGTATGTAACTGTACTCTGTGTCAAAACTGTCAATAGTGTACAATATAGCTTTGAGCATTGGCAGTACCTAACTTAACCACCTCTTttcccccaatcactctctcaggGGAAGGACATCTCACTGGAGGCCACAGGATCTTTGTGAAGCCAGCGGGACACAATACATGGAGAGATGACCAACCAATCACTGTTGATGAGGGGGGTGGAACCTTTATCATGATAGAGGTTAGTGTAATAGTATTACATCAAAATTACAGTACATTAAATGTGGCCAGTTTATTTCAGAAAGGCTCCCCTCAGCTATTCACTTGCTTACAAGTACATCTGAATTTATCTGCCATAGAGGAGCTTGTGAGACTTCCCTAGGACATTGTTATCCAATGTAACTCATGTACCGGTAATAACCTCCTCTCTTTTTGTGTCAGTCTGCAGAAGCTGCAGGTCCTGGGGTCAAGCTTGAGAAgtctgaaggagagggagacccaGGGCAAAGCAGAGACATCCAGCTTGGAGCAGCTGGAACGCCCCCTGTAGCCAcggagaaccccaccaccaccccagcgCCCCCCGGGACCCGATGCAGCATCATGGAGGTCAGTGGCACGCCGAACGCCGCCctcaagtcagagacagacacagaaacagagactTTAACGGGGCTATTGCGACTGGACTGTCCTGCTCCTCGCTCAGAGAATTTACTTCATGGGAACCTGAGCCCGAGGAAGGTTCTGTCCCATCAGGACTCAGGTGATGCGTTACAGACTGGCAATGATCCATCCTGTTCATATGCAGCAGAGAAAGAGATGATACCTGCTGACATGCCTGTGGGCTTAGatacacagactaatctaatgagagaggactggaaccagtacagtagtagtgtatacTCTGAAGGGTCTCTAGATAAGAAAGGGGAGGGTCTGGTCGTAGATGAGGTGACTGTGAAAGTGGAGGATGACGCTCCTCTGACATGGAATGAAGACCAGACTCATTTAGGAGGACAGTCGCAGGGCAACACTAGTGACTTCTTAGACTACAGGGAAAGCTTAGAGACAAATCTTAATGTGTTCAGGGATCGTGACCCAGTGTCTGCGTTGATGGGACCTTCTGATTCACAAGGCTGCGTCCTTTTTGATCAGGTGCTGAACTCAAACGACAGGACTAGGGCCCAGGCTCAGGGAGGGGGAGCAACATCGGACAATAGTAAAGAGAAACggttcctctgcatgttctgtaacaaaggcttcagctgctcccagaaggtggagatccaccagagggtccacacaggagagaaaccatacaGCTGTACCCAGTGTGACATGCGCTTCGCTGAGGCTGGCagcctgaagaggcaccagagggtccacacaggagagaaacccttcagctgtacccagtgtcatATGCGCTTTTCCCACTCATCCAGTCTGAAGAGGCACCATAGGGTCCACAACCCTACAGCtgcccccagtgtgagaagaggttctcccaCCAGAACCAGGTGAAAATGCAGCTGAAGGTCCACACGGGAGAAAGGCTGTTCGCCTGTACCCACTGCAGGAAGAGTTTTTTTTTGAGAGGAGCTACCTCAAGCTACACCAGCAGAGTAACCATTACACTCGATAGCTTCTGACGTTTAGCTCAAACCCTGTATTAAAGCAAAGATGTATTTTTATTGTTGTCAGCAGAAA containing:
- the LOC115137409 gene encoding zinc finger and BTB domain-containing protein 18-like, producing MANCMVFHTQIASIMEVLANAAVAEICKLVDDDYAVLRLEVTQSQKENRTLRRKLQLLELKVAQERVLPSNVKILDRYRGIARGEGHLTGGHRIFVKPAGHNTWRDDQPITVDEGGGTFIMIESAEAAGPGVKLEKSEGEGDPGQSRDIQLGAAGTPPVATENPTTTPAPPGTRCSIMEVSGTPNAALKSETDTETETLTGLLRLDCPAPRSENLLHGNLSPRKVLSHQDSGDALQTGNDPSCSYAAEKEMIPADMPVGLDTQTNLMREDWNQYSSSVYSEGSLDKKGEGLVVDEVTVKVEDDAPLTWNEDQTHLGGQSQGNTSDFLDYRESLETNLNVFRDRDPVSALMGPSDSQGCVLFDQVLNSNDRTRAQAQGGGATSDNSKEKRFLCMFCNKGFSCSQKVEIHQRVHTGEKPYSCTQCDMRFAEAGSLKRHQRVHTGEKPFSCTQCHMRFSHSSSLKRHHRVHNPTAAPSVRRGSPTRTR